From Antennarius striatus isolate MH-2024 chromosome 9, ASM4005453v1, whole genome shotgun sequence, one genomic window encodes:
- the scgn gene encoding secretagogin, with amino-acid sequence MDSAFDNLDAAGFLEIWQYFDADDNGYIEGKELDDFFRHMMKKLGPQEKVTEDRVQRLKQRFMSAYDVTADGKLQIQELANMILPEDENFLLVFRREVSLDNSVDFMKIWRKYDVDCSGYISAQELKAFLKDLFQYHHREVSSDKLEEYTDSMMKIFDKNKDGCLDLNDLARILALQENFLLQFQMDACSKDERKRDFDKIFAHYDVSKTGALEGAEVDGFVKDMMGLVRPNMTGPDLDKLRAVLLSHCDVNNDGKIQRNELALYLGVKPKP; translated from the exons ATGGACAGTGCTTTTGATAACCTGGATGCAGCGGGTTTCCTGGAAATCTGGCAATACTTCGATGCAGATG ataACGGCTACATTGAGGGCAAAGAGCTTGATGACTTTTTCCGCCACATGATGAAAAAATTGGGTCCACAG GAAAAAGTGACTGAAGACAGAGTCCAGAGACTGAAGCAAAGGTTTATGTCTGcatatgatgtcacagctgaTGGGAAACTGCAAATTCAGGAG TTGGCGAATATGATCTTGCCTGAAGATGAGAACTTCCTGTTAGTGTTCCGCAGAGAGGTTTCTTTGGACAACAGTGTTGATTTTATGAAG ATCTGGAGGAAGTATGACGTTGACTGCAGTGGCTACATATCAGCTCAGGAGCTCAAG GCTTTCTTGAAAGATCTGTTCCAGTATCATCACAGGGAGGTCTCATCCGACAAGCTGGAGGAGTACACCGACAGTATG ATGAAAatctttgacaaaaacaaggaCGGCTGCTTGGATTTGAACGACCTGGCGAG GATTTTGGCTTTACAGGAGAATTTCCTCCTCCAATTTCAGATGGAT GCTTGTAGCAaagatgagagaaagagagactttGACAAGATCTTTGCCCACTATGACGTT AGTAAGACAGGAGCGCTGGAAGGTGCTGAGGTGGATGGTTTCGTGAAAGACATGATGGGGTTAGTCCGG CCCAACATGACTGGTCCTGATCTGGACAAACTGCGGGCTGTTCTGCTGAGCCACTGTGATGTCAACAACGATGGGAAGATTCAAAGAAACGAGCTGGCTTTGTATCTGGGAGTCAAACCTAAACCTTAA